Proteins from one Podospora pseudocomata strain CBS 415.72m chromosome 4, whole genome shotgun sequence genomic window:
- a CDS encoding hypothetical protein (COG:T; EggNog:ENOG503P1TY) — translation MSINSKPVPRQPHIQYTFFSSRLMDQALAEQHQWTILRYSRSNDEDSWVMLTRDGEIVPIPGEKILHTSRPRVSLEITTPKELNIANPYTLKVDNGIAYITNERVIYLPIRPSENFKSFFAPALNFTDTHVQSSWIGPWSWGGTVRPVPGGGIPMHIPRIEVKFVFRDGGHSDFQNKYEWLKERLHHAREMGLNPGSNLEPPPPYEDNAPGPSSGPAGSAPAGTSDQPQPPPPVPDEPPPDYVEAQTQAISTQYEERVRQDAERQ, via the exons atgtCAATAAA TTCTAAGCCTgttcctcgccaaccccacATCCAATACAcattcttttcttctcgcCTAATGGATCAGGCCTTGGCCGAGCAGCATCAATGGACCATCTTGCGATATTCTCGGTCTAACGATGAGGACAGCTGGGTCATGCTGACCCGTGACGGCGAGATTGTGCCTATCCCCGGGGAGAAAATCCTGCACACCTCACGGCCACGAGTCTCGCTGGAGATCACGACGCCGAAAGAGCTCAATATCGCCAACCCATACACTCTCAAAGTCGATAATGGCATTGCCTACATTACCAACGAGCGG GTGATATATCTCCCTATTAGACCTAGCGAGAATTTCAAGTCGTTCTTTGCGCCCGCCTTGAACTTTACCGACACCCATGTACAGTCGTCATGGATTGGTCCCTGGAGCTGGGGTGGCACCGTCAGGCCTgtccccggcggcggcatcccCATGCACATCCCCCGGATCGAGGTCAAGTTTGTCTTCAGGGATGGGGGTCACAGCGACTTCCAGAACAAGTACGAGTGGCTCAAGGAACGTCTTCACCATGCCCGGGAAATGGGGCTGAACCCCGGTTCGAACTTGgagcctcctccgccctaCGAGGACAACGCGCCCGGACCTTCCTCCGGCCCGGCCGGCAGTGCCCCGGCCGGCACTTCTGATCAGCCTCAGCCGCCTCCACCCGTTCCCGACGAGCCGCCCCCGGACTATGTCGAGGCGCAGACTCAGGCTATTTCGACGCAGTACGAGGAGAGAGTGAGGCAGGATGCAGAGCGGCAATGA